A single window of Cytobacillus dafuensis DNA harbors:
- a CDS encoding ABC transporter substrate-binding protein produces the protein MRKKTFKLLLISLLAISMFLVGCNSKTNEKAGSNDNNNESTPKKDTLVYGRGGDSTSLDPISTTEGETFKVTENIFETLLEYGDQDTTVNPGLAEKWTVSDDGLSYTFNLRQGVKFHDGTDFNAEAVVFNFDRWMNGNADSFPYYSMFGGYKGEEGHVIKEVKAVDDYTVQFVLTRPQAPFLKNLAMSPFGIASPTAVEKYGDKFRENPVGTGPFKFVEWKQNDTITLEKNPDYWQEGLPKLNKVIFRVIPENTARLNSLTNGEIDIMDGLNNSDEATVLGNDKLQIIERPSMNVGYLGLTTTRKPFDNKLVRQAINHAIDKKSIIDAFYGGKADPAVNPMPSSIEGYNDAIEPYPYDLDKAKALLKEAGYEKGFEIDLWAMPVARPYMPEAQKVAEVIQESLSQIGVKANIQSVEWATYLDKAAKGEFDMFMLGWTGDNGDPDNFLYTLLDKDSIGSNNYSQYSNDELHDVLIQAQTETEQAKRNDLYKKAQEIIHDDAPWVPLVHSTPLLAAAKDVANYLPHPTGSEALTKVEFK, from the coding sequence ATGAGAAAAAAGACTTTCAAGTTGCTGCTGATTTCATTGTTAGCAATCAGTATGTTTCTTGTTGGCTGTAACAGTAAAACAAACGAAAAAGCAGGCAGTAATGATAATAACAATGAATCTACTCCGAAAAAAGACACGCTTGTTTATGGACGCGGTGGGGATTCCACTTCACTTGATCCAATTTCAACAACAGAAGGTGAAACATTCAAAGTTACCGAAAACATCTTTGAAACATTGTTAGAGTATGGAGACCAAGATACAACGGTTAATCCTGGTCTTGCAGAAAAGTGGACTGTTTCAGATGATGGTTTAAGTTACACATTCAACCTTCGTCAAGGGGTAAAATTCCATGATGGCACTGATTTTAATGCCGAAGCGGTAGTATTTAACTTTGACCGCTGGATGAATGGTAATGCAGATAGCTTTCCTTACTATTCAATGTTTGGAGGCTATAAAGGTGAAGAAGGACACGTTATTAAAGAAGTAAAAGCTGTTGATGATTATACCGTTCAATTTGTGCTGACTAGACCTCAGGCTCCGTTCCTTAAGAACTTAGCGATGTCACCGTTTGGGATCGCCAGCCCTACAGCTGTAGAAAAGTATGGCGACAAATTCAGAGAAAATCCAGTTGGAACAGGTCCGTTTAAATTCGTTGAGTGGAAACAAAACGATACCATTACACTTGAGAAAAATCCAGATTATTGGCAAGAAGGTTTACCTAAGTTAAACAAAGTTATTTTCCGTGTCATTCCTGAAAACACTGCACGTCTGAATTCTCTAACAAATGGCGAGATTGACATTATGGATGGCCTTAATAATTCAGATGAAGCAACTGTACTAGGTAACGACAAATTACAAATTATCGAACGTCCATCTATGAACGTTGGTTATCTCGGTTTAACAACAACTCGTAAACCATTTGATAACAAGCTTGTTCGTCAAGCTATTAACCATGCAATCGATAAGAAATCAATCATTGATGCATTTTATGGCGGCAAGGCAGATCCAGCAGTCAATCCTATGCCTTCTTCTATTGAAGGCTACAATGATGCAATCGAACCATACCCATATGATTTAGATAAAGCGAAAGCATTATTGAAAGAAGCTGGATATGAAAAAGGATTTGAAATTGATTTATGGGCAATGCCTGTTGCACGTCCATATATGCCTGAAGCACAAAAGGTTGCAGAGGTCATTCAAGAAAGCTTAAGTCAAATTGGTGTTAAAGCTAATATCCAATCTGTTGAATGGGCAACGTATTTAGACAAAGCGGCAAAAGGTGAGTTTGATATGTTCATGCTTGGCTGGACGGGTGACAATGGAGATCCTGATAACTTCCTATACACTTTACTTGATAAAGACAGCATTGGCAGCAACAACTATTCTCAATATAGCAATGACGAACTTCATGATGTGTTAATTCAAGCACAAACAGAAACTGAACAAGCGAAACGTAACGATCTTTACAAAAAAGCTCAAGAAATCATCCATGACGATGCTCCTTGGGTTCCGCTAGTTCACTCAACACCATTGTTAGCAGCAGCGAAAGATGTGGCCAATTATTTACCACATCCAACTGGCTCTGAAGCGTTAACGAAAGTGGAATTTAAATAA